The following are encoded together in the Clostridium sp. BJN0013 genome:
- a CDS encoding DegT/DnrJ/EryC1/StrS family aminotransferase, with product MKVDFYTPKREYNEKKDEFNKAIKNVLEKGNFILGEEVSNLERAVEKYTGAKHAIAVASGTDALVISSDVLGFKNGKEVITSPFTFLASASCLVKHNAKPVFVDIDEDTFNIDADKIEEKINSNTAGILPIHLFCQMSDMDKIINLASKNNLNVLEDAAEAFGMHWKGNNNTTYKHSGTLGDLGVFSFFPTKTLGGYGDGGMIITNNSYLAEKVKMFRVHGASKKYHYDYIGYNSRLDTIQAALLLVKLKYIDNSITKRNIVSNWYKERLKELPYIKIPKIKNDQYPVYYVFNILTEKRDELAAYLKEKQIGYSIYYPIPLHLQKCFKYLGHKKGDFPVSEKICKEILALPIYPEISEDEVDFVCNTIKEFYRK from the coding sequence ATGAAAGTCGATTTTTATACTCCAAAAAGAGAATATAATGAAAAAAAGGATGAATTTAATAAGGCCATAAAGAATGTTTTAGAAAAAGGCAATTTTATATTAGGAGAAGAAGTTTCAAATCTTGAAAGAGCCGTAGAAAAATATACTGGTGCAAAACATGCTATTGCAGTAGCTTCTGGTACAGACGCTCTAGTCATATCCTCTGATGTACTGGGCTTTAAAAATGGTAAAGAGGTAATAACTTCACCTTTTACCTTTCTTGCCTCTGCCTCCTGCTTAGTTAAGCATAATGCAAAACCTGTTTTTGTAGATATAGATGAAGATACTTTTAATATTGATGCAGATAAAATTGAGGAAAAAATAAATTCAAATACCGCAGGTATACTGCCTATACATTTATTTTGTCAAATGTCAGATATGGATAAAATAATAAATTTGGCTTCAAAAAATAATCTTAATGTACTTGAAGACGCTGCAGAAGCCTTCGGTATGCATTGGAAAGGAAACAACAATACTACCTATAAACATTCAGGTACTTTGGGAGACTTAGGAGTATTCTCTTTCTTTCCAACTAAAACATTAGGTGGTTATGGAGACGGAGGTATGATAATTACAAATAATTCCTATTTAGCTGAAAAAGTGAAAATGTTCAGAGTTCATGGAGCCTCGAAAAAATACCATTATGATTACATAGGTTATAATTCAAGACTTGATACAATTCAAGCTGCCTTATTGCTTGTTAAATTGAAATATATTGACAATTCCATAACTAAACGTAATATTGTTTCCAACTGGTACAAAGAAAGACTTAAAGAGCTTCCTTATATAAAAATTCCTAAAATTAAAAATGATCAATATCCAGTATATTATGTATTTAATATACTCACAGAAAAAAGAGACGAACTTGCTGCATATTTAAAAGAGAAGCAAATTGGTTACAGCATATACTATCCTATCCCTCTTCATCTTCAAAAGTGTTTCAAATATCTTGGACACAAAAAGGGAGATTTTCCTGTATCAGAAAAAATATGTAAAGAAATATTGGCACTGCCTATATATCCTGAAATATCAGAAGATGAAGTTGACTTTGTATGTAATACCATAAAGGAATTTTATAGAAAATAG
- a CDS encoding DegT/DnrJ/EryC1/StrS family aminotransferase, with protein MNKKIPFSPPDITQDEIDALSEVLKSGWITSGPKTAEFEEKLADYCGANYSAAVSSATCGMKLLLKVFGIKKGDDVITTPYTYTSTAAVSIQRGIKPIMVDVKKNDFSIDIDKIYDAITPNTKAIFSVDFAGVPIDYDALRQVVKLKNREDILLVSDSAHAIGASYKGKRVGNQLDAHVFSFHAVKNLTTAEGGAITFDNNNLFGKENLLKDLKLNSLNGQSKDALSKMKAGAWKYDIVTAGYKCNMADINAALGLVQLRRYNSMLEKRKNIFEIYSNILSQKEWAILPFKEDKNMETSYHLYPLRIKGLKEEQRDEVIKILAEQNIAVNVHFIPLPMFTLYKSLGYSIEDYPNAYEQYANEITLPLYSTLLPEDAEYVAKELIKAVERMK; from the coding sequence ATGAATAAAAAAATTCCCTTTTCTCCTCCTGATATTACCCAGGACGAAATTGACGCCCTATCAGAAGTTTTAAAATCAGGATGGATAACTTCTGGACCTAAGACTGCCGAATTTGAAGAGAAATTAGCTGACTACTGCGGTGCAAATTATTCAGCAGCAGTTTCAAGTGCCACCTGTGGTATGAAACTACTACTAAAAGTATTTGGTATTAAAAAGGGAGATGATGTGATAACAACTCCTTATACTTATACATCTACTGCAGCCGTATCTATCCAAAGAGGCATAAAGCCAATTATGGTGGATGTAAAAAAGAATGACTTTTCTATAGATATAGATAAAATATATGATGCAATTACTCCAAATACAAAAGCTATTTTTTCTGTAGACTTTGCAGGAGTACCTATAGACTACGATGCTCTGAGACAGGTTGTAAAACTTAAAAATCGTGAAGATATACTACTTGTATCAGACTCTGCCCATGCCATTGGAGCTTCATATAAAGGGAAAAGAGTAGGCAACCAGTTAGATGCCCATGTATTTTCTTTTCATGCAGTAAAAAATTTGACTACAGCAGAAGGTGGAGCTATAACCTTTGACAACAATAACTTATTTGGAAAAGAAAACTTATTAAAGGATTTAAAATTGAATTCCCTTAATGGTCAATCAAAAGATGCTCTATCAAAGATGAAAGCAGGTGCCTGGAAATATGACATAGTTACAGCAGGATATAAATGCAACATGGCAGACATAAATGCTGCTCTCGGATTAGTTCAACTTAGAAGATATAATAGTATGCTTGAAAAACGTAAGAATATATTTGAAATATACTCAAATATATTATCCCAAAAAGAATGGGCCATACTTCCTTTTAAAGAAGATAAAAACATGGAAACCTCCTATCACCTGTATCCACTTAGAATTAAAGGATTAAAAGAGGAACAAAGAGATGAAGTTATAAAAATACTTGCAGAACAAAATATAGCAGTTAATGTTCATTTTATACCGCTGCCTATGTTTACTTTATATAAATCCCTTGGTTATTCCATAGAGGATTACCCAAATGCATATGAACAGTATGCCAATGAAATAACACTACCACTTTATTCAACTCTCCTGCCAGAAGATGCTGAATATGTGGCAAAAGAACTTATAAAAGCAGTAGAGAGGATGAAGTAA
- a CDS encoding LysR family transcriptional regulator, whose amino-acid sequence MNLYHLRYFVTLAHLEHYTKAAEELMITQPSLSHAIALLGKELGVSLFEKDGRNVVLTKYGKMFLSDVEKALEILDSSVKTLKMIGNGEGTIELAFLRTLGTDFVPGITRDFLQANRGKSVKFNFHTGVTGDIIEGLKARKYDIAFCSKMEDDQSIEFTPVATQELVLIVPTNHPLADRDTIDLVDTISYPQIFFTKKSGLRPIVDNLFAQIGKMPEIAYEVEEDQVIAGLVSKNFGIAVSPNMPMLNSMDLKVIEITNPSWERMFYLAIMKDKYSTPVVQEFKNFVIEHTKIQ is encoded by the coding sequence TTGAATTTATATCATTTACGTTATTTTGTAACTCTGGCACATTTGGAACATTATACTAAAGCTGCAGAAGAACTAATGATTACACAACCAAGTTTAAGTCATGCTATAGCTCTACTAGGAAAAGAGCTTGGAGTTTCCCTATTTGAAAAAGACGGTAGAAATGTGGTACTCACAAAGTACGGAAAAATGTTCTTATCTGATGTAGAGAAGGCATTAGAAATTTTGGACTCCAGTGTGAAAACGTTAAAAATGATTGGAAATGGTGAAGGTACTATTGAACTTGCTTTTCTTCGCACTTTAGGAACAGATTTTGTGCCGGGAATTACCAGAGATTTTTTGCAAGCAAACAGGGGAAAATCTGTTAAATTTAACTTTCACACAGGTGTAACAGGGGATATTATAGAAGGACTTAAGGCTAGAAAATATGATATTGCTTTTTGTTCTAAAATGGAGGATGATCAAAGTATTGAGTTTACACCAGTTGCAACACAAGAACTTGTATTAATTGTTCCTACTAATCATCCTTTAGCCGATAGAGATACCATAGATTTAGTGGATACAATTTCATATCCTCAAATATTTTTTACTAAAAAAAGTGGTCTTAGACCTATAGTTGACAACTTATTTGCACAGATTGGTAAAATGCCTGAAATTGCTTATGAAGTTGAAGAGGATCAGGTAATTGCAGGACTGGTTTCTAAAAATTTTGGTATAGCAGTAAGTCCTAACATGCCTATGCTTAATTCTATGGATTTGAAAGTTATTGAAATAACAAATCCTAGTTGGGAGAGAATGTTTTATTTAGCAATAATGAAAGATAAATATTCCACACCAGTGGTTCAAGAATTCAAAAACTTTGTTATAGAACATACAAAAATACAATAG